The genomic interval TAAGGATAGTCGTGTCAAGGTGAGAAATTCTCTATGGCTTTGACTATCTTTGACTTTTATCTTAACACACCAACCATAGCAAACATCAATATGGACACTATTATGTTTATTGTTTAGAGTAGTACTATTAAGTAGTAATAAAGTAGTAATTGCATTATACAACTTCATACATACTGTACGGGTTCTTGTAGACCTAGTCCTACAGCTTTTATATTAAAATTCTTCGATATCAGATGTGAGATGTGAACTCATTCAATGTCTTTTGTCTGCCCTGTCCTTGCCTACCAGCTAATGGCAGAGGTCCTCTTTGGAATACGAGTCATCAAGTTCTACAACTGGGAGGCCTACTTTGCCCAGAAGATAGCAGATTGTCGGAGGCAAGAGCTGTCCCACCTCAAGGCCATTAAGTACCTGGATGCTCTGTGTGTGTACACCTGGGGAGCTCTACCCGTAGTCATATCTATCATCACCTTCGTCACATACGTGCTGCTCGGCCATGAGCTCACTGCAGCCAAGGTAGGCATGTTTCATTTTGTGAAACTAGAGCGCTTCACTTTTAAATGTCAGCAAACTATTTTGCAATCAATCTGTTCCAATGTCCTCACTAGCATACCACCTTGTATGAAGTAATGTTTCGGATAGAACATTCCAAGTGGTGGCTATGCCAGAATGGATATTGGAAGAGACGTATTAACTGTTGAAAGACCTACTAGCTGATACCCAGGAACACAATGAGGATGTGGGTACATGAGACTAATTCGAATAGGGACACTTTCCCTCCTCCATTGCAGGTGTTCACCACTCTGGCTCTAGTGGGCATGCTGATTCTCCCCCTCAACAGCTTCCCCTGGGTCCTTAACGGCACCCTGGAGGCCAAGGTGTCCCTGGACCGCATCCAACGCTTCCTCAAGCTGCCCAACCAGGACCTTGATGCATACTTCAGTcatggtaggtgtgtgtgtacgtgcgcagCATAAATAAAGTACATTTTGCTTGTACATACATTATTAATTAATACATGTTCAATAACTCTGTCTATGAATGTGAGATATGCAATTATGTGTATGAATGTTTTTCATTGACTTTGTGGCTCCTACTTACAGTGGCCCCTGAGGACCCCCAGGACACCATTGTGATGAGTCAGGGCACATTCTCATGGCAGGGGCCTGGGGGGCCAGACCACCCCACAGAGGGAGATACAGGCTCTGAGACTGAATCCACCAAAGGAAGTCTGCTGCTCCATAGCCTCAACCTCACCATCACTAAGGTGTGTACCCTGCATCACAAACTATGTAACCTATACAGCGTGTAAATCATGGGGTCTACCATCTAATCACTGCAATGTTGTAATGCTTTTTTTCTCGTCCGTCAGGGATCCCTAGTTGTTGTGGTGGGCAAGGTGGGCTGTGGGAAGAGCTCGTTACTGGCAGCCATCACTGGAGAACTCAACAGGTAGTGCTCATCGCCTCATTTACTAAGTTCTCAAAGCTCAAGTaaatttgttttgtttgtttatttcaatGACCTTTTTGGATCTATCATTGAGTTATTACTTCCCTCTGTAGGCATGGAGGTGTTGTATACGTCCAGGGCAGGGAGGATGGGTTTGGTCTAGCCGCTCAGGAGCCGTGGATCCAGCATGCAACAGTTCGGGACAACATCCTGTTTGGCAGAGACTACAACAGTTCCTTCTACCAGGCCGTGGTGGAGGCCTGTGCTCTCACGGACGACATCAATGTGAGACTCAGCATCTCTTTTTCACTCTATTTGTTTCTGTCTCTGCTTCAATCTCTCTTATCCTCACAGACAACCTCAATGCTCGCTTTCTCCCTCGTTCCATTTTATTTGGGCCCAGTACAAGCTTTACTTGACAACCCCTAATATATTTGTGATATATCCAATGAATGTTATAAACACAAATTCCAAACTTGGTGCATATGAAAGTATTTGACTGAATTGTCTTGTTTGTCCAGATTCTGCCTAATGGGGACAGGACTGAGGTGGGAGAGAATGGAGTTAATCTGAGTGGAGGACAGAAAGCTCGCCTGGCCTTGGCCAGAGCTGTTTACATGGTAAGAGTCCTCACCAGATTCCATGGTAACACAACAGCCATCAAGAACAGTGAATCTCCAACTTTATTTAACAAGCAAGCTTTTACCAGGTTGGGAGTTTGGATAGCAGAAAACATTCAATGATTCTCTTTTTGTCTTTATCTCTCTTGCACACATCTGCAtactacccctctctcttttaaACACACAAGGAGAAAGACATTTTCCTCCTGGACGATCCACTGGCAGCAGTAGACACTGACGTGGCCCATCACCTCATGGAGAGATGCATCATGGGAATCCTCAGGAGCAAGACCAGAATCCTTTGCACCCACCGCATAGAGTTTGTGGACAAAGCTGATCTGGTGATTCTCATGGACAATGGAACAATTATTAAAACTGGTAGTGAACTCGGGCCTTATGTTCTTCAATTGATAATGGAATAATGAATTACTTTTCTGTGTTAACACATTTATATGTCTGAATAAACTCTATGTCCTTCTCATTTGTTTTAAATAGGTACACCTGAAGAGGTCCTTCCTTTGGTAGAAGCAGTGCCCAAGAACCGGAAGAATGACAGTAATGCAAAGGAGAAAGGTAACAGTAGTCATTAATGTCTCTTAGCATTGTGTTTTGGGAATATATTGCTTGCGACACAGTACTAATATCACTGATGCAGAGGAACGAAGCTCCATTTAATTACTTTCTACATCTTGAATTGAGTGGTGGAAAAATTGCCAGGTGTTTTTATGTGCATTCTGACTTGAATCAGATGTTATTGAGcgagaggaggagcagggtcCGTCCAATGAGCTGTTTGCAGAGGTGGAGTCTTCACTGTCAGGGGAGGAGCAGAAGGCTGTGGGCGGGCTGGACTGGAAGGTTTACCACACCTACTGGAGAGCGGTAGGAGGGGCTTTGGCTGTCTCCATCCTACTGTCCCTACTCCTCATGCAAGGTACAGTGACCACCTGGTGCCTTAATCACATCACACTTCTGTTGCCTTTGCAGACTTGTATATGTTTTGCACATtttgctgtctctgtccctcagCCTCTaagaatgtgtctgactggtggCTGTCCCACTGGATCTCTAACCTGAAGAACAATGGTTCCGCCCAGAGTGTTCTAATGCCTGCCTACAGCTCACCACATCTGCTGCTATTCTCTCCTGGAGGACTAATGTAAGTTAGATAGAGGTTCTTACAACGTTGGGACTGATACACTGGATAAGATTCCAATTACTCAGAATGGGCAGTGTGATTCCTCTTATATAATCAATCCACTTACGACTCCACACTGCTTTAAGTCATACTTAGATACATTTATATACAGAGCCTCTAAATATTTTAGATTGTGCAGTAAAAGGATTAGGTTTCATAGAGGTGTCAAATCCCACAGACATCCATGATGCAGCACACACGCATGACAAGATTTATTAAGCAATTGCATATTAAAATGCGTGTTTTCTCCCCTTATCTCCAGGTACCCGGTCAATATTATGGAAATGACACCTTTCGCCAACATGAGCTCAGAGGTGAAGTTCTATCTGACGGTTTACGGTTCCATTGCGGGGGCTAACACGATCTTCACCGCCATCCGAGCCTTCCTCTTCGCCTATGGAGGCATCCGTGCAGCATcggtcatccacaacagactgcTGGACACAGTCCTCAAGGTGGGCATTTTCTGTTCAGTTGACCCCTCGGGAAACTGGTTTAGTCATGGTCATGGTTTCAATCATGCAAAGGCAGTATTTAAAATTTGTAGCATAAATATGATTTTTTCTGAAAAATTCTCATTGTTCAACTCATGCTGTGAGAGCAGTGGAGGGGAAGGGGACTGTTGAGGGGAAgatggctcatagtaatggctggaatggagtcgatggaatggtatcaaacacatcaaagacgtggtttccatgtggttgataccactacattgactccattccagccattattatgagccgtcctcccttcagcagcctccactgtgtgAGAGTTGATGCTTTCAAATAATTTACAGTGTACTTGTTGTGTGTCCACACATTTCTAGTGTTGGGTactgtttgtaaaaaaaaaaaatgtttttatatatatatatggcatatattataataatttttttgTACATAAACAAAAATGCTTTATTGGATAGAGGAGAGACAGTGGGAAAGCTAGTTTTAGGCTGAAAAGGCATTGGTCCCATGCTGCAGCGCTATATGTGATCGGGAGGCAGCGGTTTAGACTGCTAGACCACCTAATCCATGTGTTTGTAATGTTTACTATTTACATTGCCATGATAGAGTACAAACACACCTAACTAACCCTGACCCGCCTCTCTCTATATCAATCCAGGCTACAGTTACCTTCTTCGACACTACACCGCTGGGCCGCATCCTTAACCGCTTCTCCTCCGACCTGTACAGCGTGGACGAtactctccctttcttcctcaaCATCCTGCTGGCTAACATCTTCGGCCTGCTGGGCATGCTGGTAGTGATGAGCTACGGCTTGCCCTGGGTCCTAGTGCCCCTGCTGCCCCTGGGCCTGCTTTACCACTGCACACAGCGCTTCTACCGACACACATCCAGAGACCTAAAGCGTCTGTGCAGCCTCACCCTCTCGCCGGTGTATTCGCATTTCTCTGAGACGCTGAGTGGCCTGGGTACCATCCGAGCAAGTTCCAGTGCCTCCAGGTGAGGACGGTAAAGTTAGAATGAGGAATTGATATTTTGGGCCAACCTAGATCTGTGGTTACCAACTTTGATTTGGCTAGTTGAATCAGGGGTGTTAGCGGTTAGTGCTGAGCTGGCACAAAAGCCTGCTTAACCTGTACCACTCTAGGACCAGTCCAAGGTCCAAGCCAAAACATGTTTCTTGTGCTGGCTACTACTGAaatatttgaaaatgtaaaaataagTGAATAGGATTTCAGTATAAATACACAGTTGTCTGCCTGCGGTTACAGCTGAAATATTGCTATTAATGCATGAATTAGGTAACCTTTGAGTAGAAGGAGGTTcatgttctctgtctgttgtggCTCCAGATTTGAGGAGGAGAACGAGCGGCGCCTGGAGCAGAACCAGCGCTGTCTGTTCCTGAGCAACGCCGCCATGCAGTGGCTGGACATCCGCCTGCAGATGATCGGCGTCGTCGTGGTGACGGGCATCGGCGTGATCGCCGTCGTCCAGCACCAGTTCAAATCCATCGACCCAGGTGAGCAGCCAGCTAGCATGTTAGCATGTGTCCCATAGTCAGCACAGGCCTTGACTCAGATTACACTGTTGATGTCTACTAGTTGTTGAGGCTGCTGTAGAGGAGAATCTAGAAATAGTATCAgtacatgtacactgagtgtacaaaacattaagaacaccttctctttccatgacattaagccttgagaaaattgagacatggattgtgtatgtgtgccattgtaATGGGTAAgcaatgggtaagacaaaatatttaagtgccttaaagggttttgtagtaggtgtcaggcgcactgtttgtgtcaagaactgcaacactgctgggtttttccacgcgcatcagtttcccgtgtatatcaagaatggtccaccacccaaaaggcatccagccaacttgacacaactgtggaaagcagcaacatgggccagcatccctgtggaacgcttttgacaccttgtagagtccatgccctgacgaattgaggctgttctgagtgcaaaatTGTTTTGTATTGAGTATACTCTCGACATGTCCTGTTTGCTGTGTCTAGGCCTTAATAATGAATGTTTGTCCTATGGGTGTTCTCCCTGCCAGGTCTGGTGGGTCTGTCCCTGTCCTATGCTCTGTCCATTACAGGCCTGCTGTCAGGCCTCATCTTCAGCTTCACCCAGACAGAGATGCAGCTGGTGAGTGTGGAGCGCACCGAGGAGTACTCCACCACCCTGCCCACTGAGCCACAACACAGCAACCCACAGGTGAG from Salvelinus alpinus chromosome 2, SLU_Salpinus.1, whole genome shotgun sequence carries:
- the LOC139567633 gene encoding ATP-binding cassette sub-family C member 10-like; this encodes MGTGVVADFGPSEFISGLCHTDTLDPFPVWRDGAISPCFNQLVLGALAHAVVAVFSAVYLSAQRCSLLRSSPPFGWGLRVTSALLVALLFVGDLVLVALLYRGDMYLDVLADGCAVLAWLVHFGALLVLQRSIHRRTRGPSMLLLLVLLPIPNLVVTLLAYAQDSTYLDLAEPLRVARLVLAAARGIPLLVYLLAFAAPCVGEGSYTSMSVNDADSSLLIPESTYQDTGEMVAEDGSGCISRLLYLWLNPLLRRGRRGELERPCDVYLLPRRLRTSAVRRHFLRCWEDCQQGAATQRGNTTPRPANRSLQNGTWTSPLQEELSGIAVEEVGLLKVLHKAFGLRYYLLGVLKLAGNMLGFAGPLILSSLVTYMEEEGAPISWGAWCATGLFFSTLFSALIRNLFVFEVSKVSLSARAALVSSIYGKALRVNGGGLAARFTLGEVVNFMSTDTDRVVNFFNSFHEMWSLPFQFSIALYLLYLQVGVAFLGGLGVALLLVPLNKVLASKIMENNKHMLTHKDSRVKLMAEVLFGIRVIKFYNWEAYFAQKIADCRRQELSHLKAIKYLDALCVYTWGALPVVISIITFVTYVLLGHELTAAKVFTTLALVGMLILPLNSFPWVLNGTLEAKVSLDRIQRFLKLPNQDLDAYFSHVAPEDPQDTIVMSQGTFSWQGPGGPDHPTEGDTGSETESTKGSLLLHSLNLTITKGSLVVVVGKVGCGKSSLLAAITGELNRHGGVVYVQGREDGFGLAAQEPWIQHATVRDNILFGRDYNSSFYQAVVEACALTDDINILPNGDRTEVGENGVNLSGGQKARLALARAVYMEKDIFLLDDPLAAVDTDVAHHLMERCIMGILRSKTRILCTHRIEFVDKADLVILMDNGTIIKTGTPEEVLPLVEAVPKNRKNDSNAKEKDVIEREEEQGPSNELFAEVESSLSGEEQKAVGGLDWKVYHTYWRAVGGALAVSILLSLLLMQASKNVSDWWLSHWISNLKNNGSAQSVLMPAYSSPHLLLFSPGGLMYPVNIMEMTPFANMSSEVKFYLTVYGSIAGANTIFTAIRAFLFAYGGIRAASVIHNRLLDTVLKATVTFFDTTPLGRILNRFSSDLYSVDDTLPFFLNILLANIFGLLGMLVVMSYGLPWVLVPLLPLGLLYHCTQRFYRHTSRDLKRLCSLTLSPVYSHFSETLSGLGTIRASSSASRFEEENERRLEQNQRCLFLSNAAMQWLDIRLQMIGVVVVTGIGVIAVVQHQFKSIDPGLVGLSLSYALSITGLLSGLIFSFTQTEMQLVSVERTEEYSTTLPTEPQHSNPQVPTSWPEQGWVEFRGAVLSYREGLPNALDGVSLVVRPGEKVGVVGRTGSGKSTLFLALFRMVELNQGQILLDGVDTRQVGLAQLRSKLAIIPQDPFLFSGTVRENLDPCGSHPDPRLLEVLEHCHLSPVINRIGGLGAEVGERGKSLSLGQRQLLCLARALLTEANILCIDEATASVDQKTDKLLQQTIREKFQDKTVLTIAHRINTILDSDRVLVMHSGKVVEFDTPADLCQREDSIFCKLVGGRVE